One Methylobacterium sp. 77 DNA window includes the following coding sequences:
- the pepN gene encoding aminopeptidase N, protein MRTETPILIRLEDYRPSDYLIDTVELDMRLHPRETRVVATLALRPNPAGRPNAPLVLDGDDLVLVGLTLDGTVLDEAAYSASASALTLHAPPQAPFTLTIETRIDPTANTKLMGLYRSSGVYCTQCEADGFRRITYFLDRPDVMAVYTTRIEADAAEAPVLLGNGNLRESGPAGPGRHYAVWDDPHPKPAYLFALVGGRLDRVSRDFTTVDGRAVTLAVYVEPGKADRAGYALDAIARSMTWDEEAFGRAYDLDVFNVVAVSDFNMGAMENKGLNIFNDKYVLASPETATDADYAAVERIIAHEYFHNWSGNRVTCRDWFQLCLKEGLTVFRDQEFSSDMRSRAVHRIGEVRTLRARQFPEDAGPLAHPVRPKVYAEINNFYTATVYEKGAEIVRMLRTLIGPAAFRAGMDRYFSDNDGRAATVEDFLAAFATETGRDLSALAQWYERPGTTVIGVEGHYDSSARTYRLCFRQRLPGAEDGPPLAVPIALGLVGEDGPIAASCERVVEGVFVLDRPSDEIVFTDVDARPVPSLFRGFSAPVRIEMASSDAERLTLLAHDTDAFTRWQAGQSIAMRLIVERTKAEAPSADGTGPDAEAFIAALSTFLDAEALSDPAFAALVLGLPSEGDVANEIGRNIDPDAIHSARRTLRRQVGRGLGSRLEALHTAMADGPDAAFSPDAASAGRRALRNAALDLIAAADEGRGAELAAAQFTDSTNMTDRLAALSALAAIPGEAREDALHAFGTRYAAEPLVLDKWFAIQALIPEEGTISRVGRLQDHPAFAMTNPNRVRALIGTFGMANPTQFARPDGAGFRLMADAVRMIDGTNPQLAARLLTAFGSWRMLEPGRQAQAKATLGEIVSAPGLSRDVADILGRTLGTG, encoded by the coding sequence ATGCGCACCGAAACCCCGATCCTGATCCGTCTCGAGGATTACCGGCCGAGCGACTACCTCATCGACACGGTGGAGCTCGACATGCGCCTCCACCCCCGCGAGACGCGGGTCGTCGCCACCCTGGCTTTGCGCCCCAACCCGGCGGGACGCCCGAACGCTCCCCTGGTGCTCGATGGCGACGACCTCGTGCTGGTGGGGCTCACCCTCGACGGCACGGTCCTCGACGAGGCGGCCTATTCCGCGAGCGCATCGGCGCTGACGCTGCACGCGCCCCCGCAAGCCCCCTTCACGCTGACGATCGAGACCCGGATCGACCCCACCGCCAACACCAAGCTCATGGGCTTGTACCGGTCGAGCGGCGTCTACTGCACCCAGTGCGAGGCGGACGGCTTCCGCCGGATCACCTACTTCCTCGACCGGCCCGATGTGATGGCGGTCTACACGACCCGGATCGAGGCCGACGCGGCCGAGGCGCCGGTCCTTCTCGGCAACGGCAACCTGAGAGAATCCGGCCCCGCCGGCCCCGGCCGTCACTACGCGGTCTGGGACGACCCCCACCCGAAGCCCGCTTATCTCTTCGCCCTGGTCGGCGGACGGCTCGACCGGGTCTCGCGCGACTTCACCACCGTGGACGGCCGCGCCGTCACCCTCGCCGTCTACGTGGAGCCGGGCAAGGCGGACCGGGCGGGCTATGCCCTCGACGCCATCGCCCGCTCGATGACCTGGGACGAGGAGGCGTTCGGCCGCGCCTACGACCTCGACGTCTTCAACGTCGTGGCGGTGTCCGACTTCAACATGGGCGCCATGGAGAACAAGGGCCTCAACATCTTCAACGACAAGTACGTCCTCGCCTCGCCCGAAACCGCCACCGACGCGGATTACGCGGCCGTCGAGAGGATCATCGCCCACGAGTATTTTCACAACTGGTCGGGCAACCGCGTCACCTGCCGCGACTGGTTCCAGCTCTGCCTGAAGGAAGGCCTCACGGTCTTCCGCGACCAGGAATTCTCCTCCGACATGCGCTCGCGCGCGGTCCATCGCATCGGCGAGGTCAGGACGCTCCGCGCCCGCCAGTTTCCGGAGGATGCCGGGCCGCTGGCCCATCCGGTGCGGCCTAAGGTCTATGCCGAGATCAACAACTTCTACACGGCCACCGTCTACGAGAAGGGCGCGGAGATCGTGCGGATGCTGCGCACGCTGATCGGCCCGGCGGCCTTCCGTGCCGGCATGGACCGCTATTTCTCCGACAATGACGGGCGCGCGGCGACGGTGGAGGATTTCCTCGCCGCCTTCGCGACCGAGACCGGCCGCGACCTCTCGGCCCTGGCGCAATGGTACGAGCGGCCGGGGACGACGGTCATCGGGGTCGAGGGGCATTACGATTCCTCGGCGCGGACCTACCGCCTGTGCTTCCGCCAGCGCCTGCCGGGCGCGGAGGACGGCCCTCCCCTCGCCGTCCCGATCGCCCTCGGCCTCGTCGGCGAGGACGGCCCCATCGCCGCGTCCTGCGAGCGCGTGGTCGAAGGCGTCTTCGTGCTCGATCGGCCTTCGGACGAGATCGTCTTCACCGACGTCGACGCGCGACCGGTCCCGTCGCTGTTCCGGGGATTCTCCGCCCCGGTGCGGATCGAGATGGCCTCGAGCGATGCCGAACGCCTGACGCTGCTGGCGCACGACACCGACGCCTTCACGCGCTGGCAGGCCGGCCAGAGCATCGCCATGCGCCTGATCGTCGAGCGGACGAAGGCGGAGGCCCCATCGGCGGATGGCACGGGGCCGGATGCCGAGGCCTTCATCGCGGCCCTGTCCACTTTCCTCGATGCCGAAGCTCTGAGCGACCCGGCCTTCGCCGCCCTCGTCCTCGGATTGCCGAGCGAAGGCGACGTCGCCAACGAGATCGGCCGCAATATCGACCCCGATGCGATCCACTCGGCGAGGCGAACCCTGCGGCGCCAGGTCGGGCGGGGGCTCGGATCGCGCCTGGAGGCCCTTCACACGGCCATGGCCGACGGGCCGGACGCGGCATTCAGCCCCGACGCGGCCTCCGCCGGCCGCCGCGCCCTGCGCAACGCTGCCCTCGACCTGATCGCGGCGGCGGATGAAGGGCGAGGCGCCGAACTCGCGGCCGCTCAATTCACCGATTCCACCAACATGACCGACCGCCTCGCCGCCCTCTCGGCCCTGGCCGCGATCCCGGGCGAAGCGAGGGAGGACGCGCTCCATGCCTTCGGCACCCGCTATGCGGCCGAACCGCTCGTCCTCGACAAGTGGTTCGCCATCCAGGCGCTGATCCCCGAGGAGGGCACGATCTCGCGCGTCGGCAGGCTTCAGGATCACCCGGCCTTCGCGATGACCAACCCGAACCGGGTGCGTGCCCTCATCGGCACGTTCGGCATGGCGAACCCGACTCAGTTCGCCCGACCCGACGGCGCGGGTTTCAGGCTGATGGCGGACGCGGTTCGGATGATCGACGGAACGAATCCGCAGCTCGCCGCGCGGCTTCTCACCGCCTTCGGTTCATGGCGGATGCTGGAACCCGGGCGGCAGGCGCAAGCCAAAGCCACGCTTGGCGAAATTGTATCCGCGCCGGGGCTTTCGCGCGATGTGGCCGACATCCTCGGACGGACTCTCGGAACCGGCTAA
- a CDS encoding ATP-binding protein, with amino-acid sequence MLEADSASLSARADTILGIHRPQTAAHARFVRAEIWLRYAVPAFLATFLVCLAAGAALQLRSERNEILRDTVTEIETFTRLVTAALSDVESTSPAIRSRLEMLLPVSMMPAGRQILVTSASEAILGAHPALTDSSGTLTDRIGEMQALSTLGERAGVMALTLANGEPAFSALRTLPQGRGQIAVIQPIGPVLDAWTTRMRNQAVLYAAAALVIIGIGIAYALQTQRAYAVDRLCEQIKQRLDTALGRGRCGLWDWDIPRGRIYWSDSMYALLGYRREREFLSFGDVNALVHPDDGDLYALARQLAASQSTVDHEFRMRGANGGWIWLRTRAEIVPDQIDGGRHLVGIALDVTEQRQLAESNATADMRLRDAVEAISEAFVLWDTSNRLVLCNSKFRHLHALSPDDATPGKRYHEIMGRGVLPPVRRELREIEASSATARTFEAELTDGRWLQISERRTKDGGYVSVGTDITNLKRQQEQLVASERELIETVKDLKRSRRTLELQTQQLADLAERYLDQKAQAETANQAKSEFLATMSHELRTPLNAIMGFAELMESGVYGALGSSRYTEYCRDIRTSGDYLLSVIDDILDMSRIESHSVRLALREIPLDGAIQGALKLVTEAARAKSLTIDVDTVADLTLLADGRALHQILLNLLQNAVKFTPGGDGRIVVKARPSGDQVHIFIEDTGIGIPKAALRRLGSPFQQVETNLTRTHKGSGLGLAIARSMAELHGGALRIRSEEGLGTIIMVRMPMPTAERRRELVAENSDETVASLREASGAHPRGGAGKDEMQPRALTPVPA; translated from the coding sequence ATGCTGGAGGCGGATTCCGCTTCCCTCTCCGCACGTGCGGACACGATCCTCGGTATTCACCGCCCTCAAACCGCGGCTCATGCCCGCTTCGTCCGTGCCGAGATCTGGCTCCGCTATGCGGTGCCCGCCTTCCTGGCGACCTTCCTCGTCTGCCTCGCGGCCGGCGCAGCGCTCCAGCTGCGCAGCGAGCGCAACGAGATCCTGCGCGACACCGTCACCGAGATCGAGACCTTCACGCGGCTCGTCACGGCAGCTCTGTCGGATGTCGAGTCGACCTCGCCCGCCATTCGCTCGCGCCTGGAGATGCTGCTTCCCGTCTCAATGATGCCGGCCGGACGGCAGATCCTCGTCACCTCCGCCTCCGAGGCCATTCTCGGCGCCCATCCGGCACTGACGGATTCGAGTGGAACCCTGACGGACCGGATCGGCGAGATGCAGGCTCTCAGCACGCTCGGCGAACGCGCCGGCGTGATGGCCCTGACCCTCGCCAACGGCGAGCCCGCCTTCTCGGCCCTGCGGACGCTTCCCCAGGGGCGCGGTCAGATCGCGGTGATCCAGCCCATCGGTCCTGTTCTGGACGCCTGGACCACGCGGATGCGGAACCAGGCGGTGCTTTACGCCGCCGCCGCCCTCGTCATCATCGGCATCGGCATCGCCTACGCCCTTCAGACCCAGCGCGCCTATGCGGTGGACAGGCTCTGCGAGCAGATCAAGCAGCGGCTCGACACGGCGCTCGGCCGCGGTCGCTGCGGATTGTGGGACTGGGATATCCCCCGCGGACGGATCTACTGGTCGGATTCGATGTACGCGCTGCTCGGCTATCGCCGCGAGCGGGAGTTCCTGTCCTTCGGCGACGTCAACGCCCTGGTCCACCCCGACGACGGCGACCTCTACGCCCTGGCCCGCCAACTGGCCGCGAGCCAATCCACCGTCGATCACGAGTTCCGCATGCGCGGCGCCAATGGCGGCTGGATCTGGCTGCGCACCCGCGCCGAGATCGTGCCCGACCAGATCGACGGCGGCCGCCACCTCGTCGGCATCGCCCTCGACGTCACCGAACAACGCCAACTCGCCGAATCCAACGCCACCGCCGACATGCGCCTGCGCGACGCGGTGGAAGCGATCTCGGAAGCCTTCGTCCTGTGGGACACGAGCAACCGTCTCGTCCTGTGCAATTCGAAGTTCCGCCACCTCCACGCGCTGAGCCCCGACGACGCGACGCCGGGCAAGCGCTACCACGAGATCATGGGCCGTGGCGTCCTGCCTCCGGTCCGCCGCGAGTTGCGCGAGATCGAGGCCTCGTCGGCCACGGCACGAACCTTCGAAGCCGAGCTCACCGATGGCCGCTGGCTCCAGATCAGCGAGCGGCGGACCAAGGATGGCGGTTACGTCTCGGTGGGCACCGACATCACCAACCTCAAGCGCCAGCAGGAGCAGCTCGTCGCCTCGGAGCGCGAGCTGATCGAAACGGTCAAGGATCTCAAGCGCTCGCGCCGGACCCTGGAACTGCAGACCCAGCAGCTCGCGGATCTCGCCGAGCGCTACCTCGACCAGAAGGCCCAGGCCGAGACCGCCAACCAGGCGAAATCGGAATTCCTCGCCACCATGAGCCACGAGCTGCGCACGCCGCTCAACGCCATCATGGGCTTCGCCGAACTGATGGAGAGCGGGGTCTACGGCGCCCTCGGTTCCTCGCGCTACACCGAATATTGCCGTGATATCCGCACCAGCGGCGACTACCTGCTCTCGGTCATCGACGACATCCTCGACATGTCGCGCATCGAATCACACAGCGTTCGCCTCGCTCTCCGGGAGATTCCCCTCGACGGCGCGATCCAGGGGGCGCTCAAGCTTGTGACGGAGGCGGCCCGCGCGAAGTCGCTGACCATCGACGTCGACACGGTGGCCGACCTCACCCTGCTGGCCGATGGGCGAGCCCTGCACCAGATCCTGCTGAACCTGCTTCAGAATGCGGTGAAGTTCACGCCGGGCGGGGATGGACGCATCGTTGTCAAGGCGCGTCCGTCGGGCGATCAGGTCCATATCTTCATCGAGGATACCGGGATCGGCATTCCGAAGGCGGCTTTGCGCCGCCTCGGCTCGCCGTTCCAGCAGGTGGAGACCAACCTGACCCGGACCCACAAGGGCTCCGGCCTCGGTCTCGCCATCGCGCGCTCGATGGCGGAACTTCATGGCGGCGCACTCCGCATCCGCTCGGAGGAAGGCCTCGGCACCATCATCATGGTGCGCATGCCGATGCCGACGGCGGAACGGCGCCGCGAACTCGTCGCCGAGAATTCCGACGAGACCGTGGCCTCCCTGCGCGAAGCGTCGGGCGCGCATCCGCGCGGTGGCGCCGGCAAGGACGAGATGCAGCCGAGGGCTTTGACACCGGTGCCGGCCTGA
- the metF gene encoding methylenetetrahydrofolate reductase [NAD(P)H] yields the protein MPTASQHRASRDGYRPIQVSIEFFPPKTDEMEKVLWSSIERLAPLQPKFVSVTYGAGGSTRERTHNTVARMITETSLRPAAHLTCVDATREEIDEVVQSYWDAGVRHIVALRGDPQDGVGTAYRPHPGGYARTSDLVAGIKRIGDFKVSVSAYPEKHPEAASLDADIDALKAKVDAGADQAITQFFFENEVYLRYVDKVRAAGIDIPIIPGILPVQNFKQAANFARRTGASVPYWLAARFEGLDNDVETRRLIAAAVAAEQVLDLVDQGVNDFHFYSMNRSDLVYAICHLLGLRAQAPKVAAKAA from the coding sequence ATGCCCACCGCTTCCCAACATCGCGCCAGCCGCGACGGCTACCGTCCGATCCAGGTCTCCATCGAGTTCTTCCCGCCGAAGACCGACGAGATGGAGAAGGTTCTGTGGTCGTCGATCGAGCGTCTCGCGCCACTCCAGCCGAAATTCGTCTCGGTGACCTACGGCGCCGGCGGGTCCACCCGCGAGCGCACGCACAACACCGTGGCGCGGATGATCACAGAGACCAGCCTCCGGCCGGCCGCCCATCTCACCTGCGTGGATGCGACCCGCGAGGAGATCGACGAGGTCGTGCAATCCTACTGGGATGCCGGCGTGCGCCATATCGTGGCCCTGCGCGGCGATCCGCAGGACGGCGTCGGTACCGCCTACCGTCCCCATCCCGGCGGCTATGCCCGGACCAGCGATCTGGTGGCGGGCATCAAGCGGATCGGCGACTTCAAGGTCTCGGTCTCGGCCTACCCGGAAAAGCACCCCGAGGCCGCCTCCCTCGATGCCGATATCGACGCGCTCAAAGCCAAGGTCGATGCCGGCGCCGATCAGGCGATCACGCAGTTCTTCTTCGAGAACGAGGTGTACCTGCGCTACGTCGACAAGGTGCGCGCGGCCGGGATCGACATCCCGATCATCCCCGGCATCCTGCCGGTGCAGAATTTCAAGCAGGCGGCCAATTTCGCCCGCCGCACCGGCGCCTCGGTGCCGTACTGGCTCGCCGCCCGTTTCGAGGGGCTCGACAACGACGTCGAGACCCGCCGCCTGATCGCGGCTGCCGTGGCGGCCGAGCAGGTGCTCGATCTGGTGGATCAGGGCGTCAACGACTTCCATTTCTACTCGATGAACCGCTCCGATCTCGTCTATGCCATCTGCCATCTGCTGGGCCTTCGTGCGCAGGCACCGAAGGTGGCGGCGAAGGCGGCCTGA
- the fae gene encoding formaldehyde-activating enzyme: protein MSEIWFRTGEATVLAADGQFTDAMPEVLIGSTRGPVGHAFAGMLGQVQGHTRMFVVRDLNQLVRPSTMMTTKVTIHTAEYAELLGGVVQAATGDAIIDCVIEGILPKDGLEELCMIITIWLDERCGKDENLDRKDLYRTNYEATKLAIARAMKGEPTIDELIANRKTVKHYALEDIIEY from the coding sequence ATGTCAGAGATCTGGTTCCGCACGGGCGAGGCCACCGTGCTCGCCGCCGATGGCCAGTTTACCGACGCGATGCCGGAGGTGCTGATCGGCTCCACCCGCGGCCCCGTGGGCCACGCCTTCGCCGGCATGCTCGGCCAGGTCCAGGGGCACACCCGCATGTTCGTCGTGCGCGACCTCAACCAGCTCGTGCGTCCGTCCACGATGATGACCACCAAGGTCACGATCCACACCGCGGAATATGCCGAGCTTCTCGGCGGCGTGGTCCAGGCGGCGACCGGCGATGCCATCATCGACTGCGTGATCGAGGGCATCCTGCCGAAGGACGGCCTCGAGGAGCTCTGCATGATCATCACGATCTGGCTCGACGAGCGCTGCGGCAAGGACGAGAACCTCGACCGCAAGGACCTCTACCGCACCAATTACGAGGCGACGAAACTCGCCATCGCCCGCGCCATGAAGGGCGAGCCGACGATCGACGAGCTCATCGCCAACCGCAAGACCGTGAAGCACTACGCGCTCGAGGACATCATCGAGTATTGA
- the metH gene encoding methionine synthase: MTDLRPVDGKEIEAALRQRAAEKILVLDGAMGTVIQRLGYGEADFRGDRFTDHAHDQKGNNDLLILTQPDAIRQIHLDYFLAGADLCETNTFSGTTIAQADYGMESIVHELNAEGARLAREAAKLAEERDGRRRFVAGAIGPTNRTLSISPDVNNPGYRAVTFDQVKTAYEEQVRGLMEGGAELILIETIFDTLNAKAAVAAAWAVFEERGMVLPIMISGTITDLSGRTLSGQTPEAFWNALRHSTPLTIGLNCALGAKEMRGHISELSRIADTLVCAYPNAGLPNEFGLYDESPEAMGRLVGEFATSGLVNMVGGCCGTTPDHIRAIAQAVEGVTPRVIPDVPRLMRLSGLEPFTLTKEIPFVNVGERTNVTGSAKFRKLVTAGDYAAALDVARDQVAAGAAIIDVNMDEGLLDSEKAMVEFLNLVAAEPDIARVPVMIDSSKFHVIEAGLKCVQGKAIVNSISMKEGVEKFIHDARICRSYGAAVVVMAFDEKGQADTLERKVEICTKAYKVLTEEVGFPPEDIIFDPNVFAVATGIEEHNGYGVAFIEATRIIRETLPHAHISGGISNLSFAFRGNEPVREAMHAVFLYHAIQVGMDMGIVNAGQLAIYDELPADLRELCEDVVLNRRDDSTDRLLDAAARFKSGGGVQAKSADLTWREAPVTKRIEHALVNGITEYILADTEEARLGVERPLHVIEGPLMAGMNVVGDLFGSGKMFLPQVVKSARVMKQAVAYLEPFMEAEKLANGGDGKRQAAGKILMATVKGDVHDIGKNIVGVVLACNNYEIIDLGVMVPAAKILDVARRENVDIVGLSGLITPSLDEMVHVAAEMEREGFSVPLLIGGATTSRVHTAVKIHPSYHRGQTVYVTDASRAVGVVSSLLSKETRDSTIEKVRAEYRKVADAHARSELDKQRLPLAKARANPFKIDWTGYQPKKPSFTGVRVYSSYEVADLVPYIDWTPFLQTYEFKGRYPAIFEDPNQGPAAKALFDDAQEMLAQIVAERWFNPKAIIGFWPANSVGDDIALFTGESRSEKLATFHGLRQQLSKRDGRANTCLSDFVAPEGSGIGDYIGGFVVTAGLEEVRIAERFERANDDYRSILVKALADRIAEALAERMHERVRREFWGYAADETYAPEDLIREEYDGIRPAPGYPSQPDHTEKVTLFDLLKAESRIGVKLTESYAMWPGSSVSGLYIAHPEAHYFGVAKVERDQVEDYALRKGMDLREVERWLGPILNYDPARYLAAAAE; encoded by the coding sequence ATGACCGACCTTCGCCCCGTCGACGGCAAAGAGATCGAAGCCGCCCTGCGCCAGCGCGCGGCCGAAAAAATCCTCGTCCTCGACGGTGCGATGGGCACCGTGATCCAGCGCCTCGGCTACGGAGAGGCGGATTTTCGCGGGGACCGCTTCACCGATCACGCGCACGACCAGAAGGGCAACAACGACCTCCTGATCCTGACGCAGCCCGACGCGATCCGGCAGATCCATCTCGACTACTTCCTGGCCGGGGCCGATCTCTGCGAGACCAACACCTTCTCCGGCACCACGATCGCCCAGGCCGATTACGGCATGGAATCGATCGTCCATGAGTTGAACGCCGAGGGCGCGCGTCTCGCCCGCGAGGCGGCCAAGCTCGCCGAGGAACGGGATGGCCGCCGCCGCTTCGTCGCCGGCGCCATCGGCCCGACCAACCGCACCCTGTCGATCTCGCCGGACGTGAACAATCCCGGCTACCGCGCCGTGACCTTCGACCAGGTCAAGACGGCCTACGAGGAGCAGGTGCGCGGCCTGATGGAGGGCGGCGCCGAACTGATCCTGATCGAGACCATCTTCGACACGCTCAACGCGAAAGCCGCCGTGGCGGCCGCCTGGGCGGTGTTCGAGGAGCGCGGCATGGTGCTGCCGATCATGATCTCGGGCACCATCACCGATCTCTCCGGCCGCACCCTGTCGGGCCAGACGCCGGAAGCGTTCTGGAATGCGCTGCGCCACTCGACCCCGCTCACCATCGGCCTCAACTGCGCGCTCGGCGCCAAGGAGATGCGCGGCCATATCAGCGAGCTCTCGCGCATCGCCGACACGCTGGTCTGCGCCTATCCGAATGCGGGCCTGCCCAACGAGTTCGGCCTCTACGACGAGAGCCCGGAGGCGATGGGCCGGCTGGTGGGCGAGTTCGCCACGTCCGGCCTCGTCAACATGGTCGGCGGCTGCTGCGGCACCACGCCGGACCATATCCGCGCGATCGCGCAGGCCGTCGAGGGCGTGACGCCCCGCGTCATCCCGGACGTGCCCCGCCTGATGCGCCTGTCGGGGCTGGAGCCGTTCACGCTCACGAAGGAGATTCCCTTCGTCAATGTCGGCGAGCGCACCAACGTCACCGGCTCGGCCAAGTTCAGGAAGCTCGTCACCGCCGGCGACTACGCCGCGGCGCTGGACGTGGCCCGCGATCAGGTGGCGGCGGGCGCCGCCATCATCGACGTCAACATGGACGAGGGCCTGCTCGATTCCGAGAAGGCGATGGTCGAGTTCCTCAACCTCGTCGCCGCCGAGCCCGACATCGCCCGCGTGCCGGTGATGATCGATTCCTCGAAATTCCACGTCATCGAAGCCGGCCTGAAATGCGTCCAGGGCAAGGCCATCGTGAACTCGATCTCCATGAAGGAGGGCGTCGAGAAGTTCATCCACGATGCGCGCATCTGCCGGTCCTACGGCGCGGCGGTGGTGGTGATGGCCTTCGACGAGAAGGGCCAGGCCGATACGCTGGAGCGCAAGGTCGAGATCTGCACAAAAGCCTACAAGGTACTCACCGAAGAGGTCGGCTTCCCGCCGGAAGACATCATCTTCGATCCGAACGTGTTCGCGGTGGCCACCGGCATCGAGGAGCATAACGGCTACGGCGTCGCCTTCATCGAGGCGACCCGGATCATCCGCGAGACGCTGCCGCATGCCCATATCTCGGGCGGCATCTCCAATCTCAGCTTCGCCTTCCGTGGCAACGAGCCGGTGCGCGAGGCGATGCACGCGGTGTTCCTCTACCACGCAATCCAGGTCGGCATGGATATGGGCATCGTGAATGCGGGCCAGCTCGCGATCTACGACGAGCTTCCGGCGGACCTGCGCGAGCTCTGCGAGGATGTCGTCCTCAATCGCCGCGACGATTCCACCGACCGGCTGCTCGATGCGGCCGCGCGCTTCAAGTCGGGCGGCGGTGTCCAGGCCAAGAGCGCCGACCTGACCTGGCGCGAGGCACCGGTGACGAAGCGCATCGAGCACGCGCTGGTCAACGGCATCACCGAGTACATCCTCGCCGATACCGAAGAGGCGCGCCTGGGCGTGGAGCGTCCGCTCCACGTCATCGAAGGCCCGCTGATGGCCGGCATGAACGTCGTCGGAGACCTGTTCGGATCGGGCAAGATGTTCCTGCCGCAGGTGGTGAAGTCCGCCCGCGTGATGAAGCAGGCGGTCGCCTATCTCGAACCCTTCATGGAGGCGGAGAAGCTCGCCAATGGCGGCGACGGCAAGCGTCAGGCCGCCGGCAAGATCCTGATGGCGACGGTGAAGGGCGACGTCCACGACATCGGCAAGAATATCGTCGGCGTCGTGCTCGCCTGCAACAATTACGAGATCATCGATCTCGGGGTGATGGTGCCGGCGGCCAAGATCCTCGACGTGGCGCGCCGCGAGAATGTCGACATCGTCGGCCTGTCCGGCCTGATCACGCCGTCGCTGGACGAGATGGTGCATGTCGCCGCCGAGATGGAGCGCGAGGGCTTCTCGGTTCCTCTGCTCATCGGGGGCGCCACGACGAGCCGCGTCCATACCGCCGTGAAGATCCACCCGTCCTACCATCGCGGACAAACCGTCTACGTCACCGATGCGAGCCGGGCCGTCGGCGTGGTGTCGAGCCTGCTGTCGAAGGAGACGCGGGACTCGACCATCGAGAAGGTCCGCGCCGAGTACAGGAAGGTCGCCGACGCGCATGCGCGGTCCGAGCTCGACAAGCAGCGGCTGCCGCTGGCGAAAGCCCGCGCCAACCCGTTCAAGATCGACTGGACGGGCTACCAGCCCAAGAAGCCGAGCTTCACCGGCGTGCGGGTCTACAGCTCCTACGAGGTCGCCGACCTCGTCCCCTATATCGACTGGACGCCCTTCCTGCAGACCTACGAGTTCAAGGGCCGCTACCCGGCGATCTTCGAGGACCCGAACCAGGGGCCTGCCGCCAAGGCCCTGTTCGACGACGCGCAGGAGATGCTGGCCCAGATCGTCGCCGAGCGCTGGTTCAACCCGAAGGCGATCATCGGCTTCTGGCCGGCCAACAGCGTGGGCGACGACATCGCCCTGTTCACAGGCGAGAGCCGCTCCGAAAAACTCGCGACCTTCCACGGCCTGCGCCAGCAGCTGTCGAAGCGCGACGGGCGCGCCAATACCTGCCTCTCCGACTTCGTGGCACCGGAAGGCTCCGGCATCGGCGATTACATCGGCGGCTTCGTGGTCACGGCCGGCCTCGAGGAAGTGCGCATCGCCGAGCGTTTCGAGCGGGCCAACGACGATTACCGTTCGATCCTGGTCAAGGCGCTCGCCGACCGCATCGCCGAGGCCCTGGCCGAGCGCATGCACGAGCGCGTGCGCCGCGAGTTCTGGGGCTACGCCGCCGACGAGACCTACGCGCCGGAGGACCTGATCCGCGAGGAATATGACGGCATCCGCCCCGCGCCTGGCTATCCGTCCCAGCCCGACCATACCGAGAAGGTCACGCTGTTCGACCTCCTCAAGGCGGAATCGCGCATCGGCGTGAAGCTCACCGAGAGCTACGCCATGTGGCCGGGCTCCTCCGTGTCGGGTCTCTACATCGCCCATCCGGAGGCGCATTACTTCGGCGTCGCCAAGGTGGAACGCGATCAGGTGGAGGATTACGCCCTGCGCAAGGGCATGGACCTTCGAGAGGTCGAGCGCTGGCTCGGACCCATCCTCAACTACGATCCCGCCCGCTATCTCGCGGCGGCCGCCGAATAA